TAGCAGGGTTAGATACTTCTAAAACATTATTCGTTTGAATCCATTCACCATTAATATACAATTTAATTAATCCTCCCTTAAATAATAACTGATTTTTTATAAACAGCTCGTTTTTCTTTTAAATCTTATTAGTGATCAATCAAAATTTACACGATGGGCATTTGAGACATTCACTAAACTTTCGATTCTGAACGAGTACGGCTGGCCACTTAAACTCCCTAGTAAGTTTCATTTCTATAATTTCGTTTCTTTTTCACTCCATGATTCTAGTGGACGACCGCACCCTCCAGGATCTCAGAGACCGAATACTTACAATCTTAACTTAAAAAACTACCATTCTAGAACAGTGATTCCTAAATTATCAAAAGATCCCATGCCTTGTAACACATCATTGACTTGATCTGGACTTACTGTTTTTGTAACAAGATCTTTAGGTTTTAATCTATTACTTTTTACCATATTCAACATATACGGGAATTTTTGAGGGGGCATTCCTCTTGAACCAATTATCTGATGTTCGAAGTTTACGAGGGTTCGAACTTGAAAATCAAAATTGACATTATCAGGTGCAATACCTAGTTGCAGATGACGTCCTTTCTTTTTAAGACTGTTTAATGAATTCATAACTATTTCTGAGTTTCCTAATGCATCAATCGTAACATCGGCTCCGCCATTGGTTATTTCCTTAATCTGATCAACAACATTACTTTCTTTAGAATTTATAACAAAACTTGCACCTAAATCTTTTGCTAAATTTAACTTTCTATCATCAATATCAACACAAATGACATTTGCTCCCATTGCAACACTAAATTGCAGTGCAGATAATCCGACACCTCCACAACCGCTAACCACTACCCATTCACCTGCTCCAACTTTAGCCTGATTCACTATCCCATGAAAGGAAGTAGCAAAGCGGCAGCCCATCGCAGCTCCTGAGACGAAGTCAATTTCTTCCGGCAAATATGCTAAATTAAAATCTGCTAATGGCACATGAGCAAATTCACCATACCCTCCGTTAAATGTAATACCAGCAGATTGACGTTCTGTACAAACATTACCGCTTCCATCTAAGCAATATTCGCAATGACCACAGCTTAAACTAAAGGGGATAATTACTCTATCTCCTTTTTTGAATTTTTTTACGTTTGAACCAACCGCCTCTACTATTCCAGTGAATTCGTGGCCCATTACTAATGGAGTAGAGATTCCTTTCCAATGACCTTTCCAAATGTGCCAATCGCTTCTACATATTCCATTTGCTTTTATTTTAACAATCACCCCCTCATCAGATAAGTTTGGTTCTTGGATATTGGTAACTTTCAAATCCTTATTAAATTCTTCAAGCAAAATTGCTTTCATTTTGTTTGCCCCCTAAAAATTGTATTTATTCATTACATATTACTTTTACTATATTTACTCAAACAATGTTCAAATTTACATTATCCTCTCATTAAGTCAGGCAATATCGTAACGATTTCTGGGAAAATGATGAGTATAATAATGCAAAGCACCACGGCTAATACCATAGGCATAACCGCCTTGAAGATACGTTGAATCGGAATATCTTTAACAATCCCGCTTATTACGTAAATACTTATACCGAGCGGAGGTGTCATTAAACCTATATTAATAACCAATATCATAATGACTCCAAACCAAACACCATCAAATCCTAATTGTTCGAGTAATGGATAGACTATAGGCATAGTCAGCACTAAAATAGCGATGCCCTCTAAAAATAGACCTAAAATAAAATAAACAATTAACATTAGAATTAGTATGGTAAGTGGCGAAAGATCTACATTACCCACGAATGTTGTAATTTCTGATGGGATACGACTTATTGATAAAAATTGACTGAAAATATCAGCACCCATAAGGATGAGAAATATCATAGCGGTTAAGCGAGTTGTTTCGCTTAATGCTTTTTTTAATGATTCCCAAGATAATCTTCTGGTTATTAATGCTAGGACAAAAGATCCAAATGCACCTACTGCACCTGCTTCAGTCGGCGTGAAAAGTCCGAAATATAAACCTCCTATAGTCATTACAAAAAGTAGAAAAAATGGCCATACTTTAGAAATTGAGGAGATTTTTTCACCAAATTTTTTCTTTTCTCCTACAGGAGCACTACTTGGCCTAATCCTAGCCCAAATGTAAATGATCAACATAAATATGACCATTTGTATAATTCCGGGTATTATTCCAGCTATCAGTAATTGTCCAATGGGTTCCATTGTTAGTACACCATAAACAATCATAATGACACTAGGAGGAATAAGAGGGCCTAGCGTACCTCCAGCTGCTACACTTGCCGAAGCCATTCCAAGGTCATAGTTGTATTTTCTCATCTCCGGAATCGCAACCTTTGCCATCGTTGCAGTTGTTGCATTAATTGAACCAGAAATGGAAGAAAAGATAGCACTTGTTCCTATTGTGGTCATAGCCAAACCACCTCGAATTCGCCCAAGCCATGAATCTACTGCATTATATAGATCTTTCCCAAGATTACTGTATGATAATATCATCCCCATTAAAATAAACAGCGGGATAACACTTAACGAATAAGAGCTTGCTGTACTGTAAGGTGTAGTGGCTAATTGAACGAGGCCTGAATCAACGTCTCGAATCAAACTATAACCTACAGTTCCAACGATAAATAACGATATACTAACAGGCACCCTGAAGGCAAACATAAGTAATAATACGACAATGCCTATTATGCCAATTGTTATCGAACTCACGATTTCTCCACCGCCTTAATCAAATGCTTAGCACTCTTTCCTAGTGCAACGAGGGCAAAAACTAATACAGAAATTGCTGCTAGCATAATAAACGGATAAACCGGTATCGATAAATCCCCACTAGTTGTACCCCTGTCTATATACTGCAATGCATTAGAAAATAACTGGGTCATCATTACAATCAGAAGGATAAAAATTACAAATTCTATTATAGTTAACAATACATTTCGGGCTCTTTTGGGCATCTTGTCAACAATAAAATCTACGGATACATGTTCATTATAATAGTGAGT
The Salicibibacter kimchii DNA segment above includes these coding regions:
- a CDS encoding alcohol dehydrogenase catalytic domain-containing protein, which produces MKAILLEEFNKDLKVTNIQEPNLSDEGVIVKIKANGICRSDWHIWKGHWKGISTPLVMGHEFTGIVEAVGSNVKKFKKGDRVIIPFSLSCGHCEYCLDGSGNVCTERQSAGITFNGGYGEFAHVPLADFNLAYLPEEIDFVSGAAMGCRFATSFHGIVNQAKVGAGEWVVVSGCGGVGLSALQFSVAMGANVICVDIDDRKLNLAKDLGASFVINSKESNVVDQIKEITNGGADVTIDALGNSEIVMNSLNSLKKKGRHLQLGIAPDNVNFDFQVRTLVNFEHQIIGSRGMPPQKFPYMLNMVKSNRLKPKDLVTKTVSPDQVNDVLQGMGSFDNLGITVLEW
- a CDS encoding TRAP transporter large permease, with the translated sequence MSSITIGIIGIVVLLLMFAFRVPVSISLFIVGTVGYSLIRDVDSGLVQLATTPYSTASSYSLSVIPLFILMGMILSYSNLGKDLYNAVDSWLGRIRGGLAMTTIGTSAIFSSISGSINATTATMAKVAIPEMRKYNYDLGMASASVAAGGTLGPLIPPSVIMIVYGVLTMEPIGQLLIAGIIPGIIQMVIFMLIIYIWARIRPSSAPVGEKKKFGEKISSISKVWPFFLLFVMTIGGLYFGLFTPTEAGAVGAFGSFVLALITRRLSWESLKKALSETTRLTAMIFLILMGADIFSQFLSISRIPSEITTFVGNVDLSPLTILILMLIVYFILGLFLEGIAILVLTMPIVYPLLEQLGFDGVWFGVIMILVINIGLMTPPLGISIYVISGIVKDIPIQRIFKAVMPMVLAVVLCIIILIIFPEIVTILPDLMRG
- a CDS encoding TRAP transporter small permease, producing the protein MKNFIIVFNNGWMKVTRALQFVSNLLLFGIMLLIPLDVIGRYFFNRPVTGALELTELATGTLVFLSLAITHYYNEHVSVDFIVDKMPKRARNVLLTIIEFVIFILLIVMMTQLFSNALQYIDRGTTSGDLSIPVYPFIMLAAISVLVFALVALGKSAKHLIKAVEKS